A single region of the Gasterosteus aculeatus chromosome 1, fGasAcu3.hap1.1, whole genome shotgun sequence genome encodes:
- the LOC120819826 gene encoding nck-associated protein 5-like isoform X1 produces MSRFEGRGAVSGCGGIRDAPLLELLAEYMDANKCIGELLKQLDEERRNVRREKLAAARLQREVARSRSEGTMREKLIHELEEERRLRLESEKRLREVTEESELGRAQMVSLQQQFSRMEETLRSLLQNQGVVEHAAVDTMDIMKAYRDKLSEEVRKQYDGPGEKGSRTEPDAPVADPGPSEEGDGDGRPLVDRLKALEEKNSALAVENESQREQYERCLDEVANQVVQALLTQKDLREECVKLRTRVSDLEQQNRALGVLFQQRIKPASDLLLQKLHSRILDLSAADLLLEPERSKAFLLSRNTDSPSSVSLTERVQQEVQLNGKAGLPVAKCLSQLSLTAPAYPRSSCSSSEMSLSSACSEFSSGSYTWNDGRSCGKMSSLTWENRLSLGSSAPSNICAPPEEQLPPTRRKESNILEGLRKLQRGKHRSSSASSKVSRSADKDCMNSNEGIYSLGIKSGSKGVSKPTHVVRALATGGKKFSYDSDDADDELAHSSRADDIPTKDGWFYCKRLSRSISDSLCSWEGLQDSGGDCSSGPGALKRRPGCGSKERPEKLLSFINSFLPEGGRKSAFTKPPVLHFNPSDPAGPNPLSDMEDSEELNSESSDIRMSSSQPPERAETESKRPSRDAAKLLAQQWLRREQGRTQSADGRPRPFCLVQEPNGEKFAQSEESVLAIFDAEGEPIELCAQKLAAGAGPQNDAQSGKAMADYAELWPTRQKSANARNYTVLESPEKPSEYLINREGSAERASMQLTPQRKLIKPPTNRPNKGHCIPPVNDSVAPPPSASKIPGRNKPVGSPLRSSKGCSTEPSGNSGATGQEKSSSSHAVKMPRFVKTPGPKAVSSKLPSRAERRKGSSSSSPRLSRRHLEYGDNGEQPTRDKHCETSKNKLRSPSPPPPPGRTTSLLIRPNYEASPQAHKTWAAQTSTLTTVRGPPPSYHTSLVPNMQSTLPIKDKDCLDLDAGYGTALAPQKLVEKSIQHLQKLPATTQATNKGTSKRMTAKDYLPSANSGCAPETDNAPKSSKNVPPPYSALRGSSLQNSFASKRGSTHENVHEAVQKTSISLPISLQDTAQGKTEPQRGKAVVSPPSSVVISPNSAEKASKTRIPMGFKAFLKSPPSHQNSPSTPGKLEKDHINSVSKETVTSNASTQYDSVQSVYSIDASSKTSVSEAKGDVQCRLADDKVHASGSPEEEACGKRSSQLFSRSISVTTKPHLKPALGMNGAKARSQSFSTNYIEKPNINALDGPGKIRTQIITNSGERGNSLSRQTSLEVPSVGESPVHSPRTRLSHYGGMTGSNSQNVLPEITSKSGSKRDGSQGAAKGETSASPSQKAARSLPSGDRIGLSNVRKTAKVASHPQFLAAASCVYRPENPARETECLQTTGDEPDSSREVKPQADSVDTEERKTSPTVCTIEEKVMMGIEENLQKCQEQVKVAASETKQKTGPSLANWFGLRKSKLPALSGKKADPPRGKEDKKESKIGSVLAGKAMKSDKRKDKKKNDSQQRDSVEGQSLSEMNNKLSTIMDHCNNQMGQIASQIQCTTAFIGKDQFVKELLGRTAVKGSCVSASPPGISTPRKRGEGMGDMEICADTATLLMTQKISLRAENEERRIPDSSCQDHMIGSGCQTRTLDSGIGTFPLPDSVTRAGGRHVPKSESSPDVATAGSSDPHREPSSSPPDPSRPDVTVPSLPKTYPHAPTGMGHSLSNPSVTRNARDAQSRLPKLASPDSIQTKRLSLCSPRSDSISSGDKETERTMTARDHETSRERDPQVATYSGSSSDTETEPEGPGGRPPRSPIDRLKKRDSAAEQNEETLTRSSVEKSLSIMDYYQHEMFSPVEKDSRRISQYNLLHKERSPDGRAGDRLSKEVAMENAPVSAQASSLHFSLESLNERDHTGPGRADGPPPSSSSSSSFSGKPAADPAGSLSDSLYDSFSSCTSQGSNEA; encoded by the exons CGAGAAAAGCTGATCCACGAGCTAGAGGAAGAGCGACGGCTGCGACTGGAGAGCGAGAAGCGCCTCCGGGAGGTGACGGAGGAGTCGGAGCTGGGACGGGCGCAGATGgtgtcactgcagcagcagttcTCCAG GATGGAAGAGACGCTGCGGTCTCTGCTGCAGAACCAGGGCGTGGTGGAGCATGCGGCCGTGGACACGATGGACATCATGAAGGCCTACAGG GACAAGCTCTCCGAGGAGGTGCGTAAACAGTACGACGGCCCCGGAGAGAAAGGCTCCCGGACGGAGCCGGACGCGCCCGTCGCCGATCCCGGCCCATCGGAAGAGGGCGACGGCGACGGCCGACCGCTCGTGGATCGCCTCAAGGCCCTGGAG GAGAAGAATTCCGCCCTGGCCGTGGAGAACGAGAGCCAGAGGGAACAGTACGAACGCTGCCTGGATGAG GTCGCCAATCAAGTGGTGCAGGCGCTTCTCACCCAGAAG GACCTGAGGGAGGAATGTGTGAAGCTGCGGACTCGAGTCTCTGACCTGGAGCAGCAGAATCGGGCGCTGGGAGTTCTCTTCCAGCAGCGCATCAAGCCCGCCTCGGACCTGCTCCTGCAG AAACTTCACTCTCGGATCCTGGATCTGTCTGCGGCAGATTTGCTTTTGGAGCCAGAGAGAAGCAAGGCGTTCTTACTTTCCAGGAATACCGACTCCCCCTCCAGCGTGAGCTTAACGGAACGCGTGCAGCAG GAGGTTCAGTTGAATGGAAAGGCAGGTCTCCCTGTGGCCAAGTGCCTGAGCCAGCTGAGCCTGACGGCGCCCGCGTACCcacgcagcagctgcagcagcagcgagatGTCCCTGTCGAGCGCGTGCAGCGAATTCTCCAGCGGCTCCTACACCTGGAATGATGGACGCTCCTGTGGGAAGATG TCGTCGCTGACCTGGGAGAACAGGCTGAGTTTGGGTTCCTCGGCGCCGAGTAACATCTGTGCCCCACCGGAGGAGCAGCTGCCCCCCACGAGGCGCAAGGAGAGCAACATACTCGAGGGACTGAGGAAGCTCCAGAGGGGGAAACACAGGAGCTCCTCTGCCTCGTCCAAGGTTTCCAGGTCGGCCGACAAGGACTGCATGAACTCAAACGAGGGCATCTACTCCCTGGGAATAAAGAGCGGCAGCAAAGGGGTCTCCAAGCCTACCCATGTGGTTAGAGCTTTAGCCACTGGGGGCAAGAAGTTCTCCTACGATTCTGACGATGCCGATGATGAATTGGCTCATTCCAGTCGAGCGGACGACATCCCCACGAAGGACGGCTGGTTTTACTGCAAGAGGCTCTCCCGCAGCATCTCAGACAGTTTGTGCAGCTGGGAGGGGCTGCAGGACAGCGGAGGTGACTGCAGCTCAGGGCCGGGGGCTTTAAAACGCCGCCCTGGCTGTGGCTCAAAAGAGCGTCCCGAGAAACTCCTGAGTTTCATCAACAGTTTTCTCCccgagggggggaggaaatCCGCTTTCACGAAACCACCCGTGCTGCACTTCAACCCCTCTGACCCGGCGGGTCCAAACCCCCTCTCTGACATGGAGGATTCTGAGGAACTCAACTCAGAGTCTAGTGACATCCGAATGTCCTCCAGCCAGCCACCGGAGCGCGCAGAGACGGAATCCAAGAGGCCGTCACGAGACGCTGCCAAGCTCCTCGCACAGCAGTGGTTGCGAAGGGAGCAGGGACGCACCCAGTCTGCAGACGGGAGGCCGAGGCCTTTCTGTCTCGTTCAGGAGCCCAACGGGGAAAAGTTTGCTCAGTCGGAGGAGAGCGTTTTGGCAATATTTGATGCGGAAGGAGAGCCTATTGAACTTTGTGCTCAGAAGCTCGCAGCAGGTGCTGGGCCACAGAATGACGCGCAAAGTGGCAAAGCAATGGCCGATTACGCAGAACTGTGGCCAACGAGGCAAAAATCAGCAAACGCAAGAAACTACACGGTCCTTGAATCGCCGGAGAAGCCGTCTGAATACCTAATAAACAGAGAGGGCAGCGCAGAAAGGGCGTCAATGCAGCTGACTCCACAAAGGAAACTAATCAAACCCCCAACCAACCGACCCAATAAGGGCCATTGCATTCCTCCCGTGAACGACTCTGTTGCTCCACCGCCAAGTGCTTCGAAGATACCCGGTCGAAACAAACCTGTAGGATCGCCGCTGAGATCGTCTAAGGGCTGCTCCACCGAACCGAGCGGAAACTCCGGAGCCACCGGTCAGGAgaagtcctcctcctcacacgCAGTTAAAATGCCCAGGTTCGTCAAAACGCCAGGCCCAAAGGCCGTGAGCTCCAAGCTCCCCAGCAGGGCCGAGAGGAGGAagggctcctcctccagctcccctcGCCTGTCGAGGCGGCACCTGGAGTACGGTGACAACGGCGAGCAGCCAACCAGAGACAAACACTGTGAAACCAGCAAAAACAAactcaggtccccttctccgccccctcccccgggcCGCACCACCTCCTTACTCATCAGACCAAATTACGAAGCGTCGCCTCAAGCACATAAAACATGGGCGGCTCAAACCTCCACGCTAACCACTGTGAGGGGCCCTCCTCCAAGCTACCACACCTCACTTGTACCAAATATGCAAAGCACGCTACCCATCAAGGATAAAGACTGTTTAGACTTGGACGCGGGCTACGGGACTGCACTCGCACCTCAGAAACTGGTTGAGAAAAGCATTCAGCACCTTCAAAAGCTCCCCGCCACGACGCAGGCGACGAACAAAGGCACTTCCAAGAGGATGACCGCGAAAGACTACCTCCCTTCTGCAAACTCAGGGTGTGCTCCAGAAACTGACAATGCACCTAAAAGCTCAAAGAATGTCCCTCCTCCGTACAGTGCCCTCAGAGGGTCCTCGCTCCAAAACTCCTTCGCAAGTAAAAGAGGATCAACCCATGAAAATGTCCACGAGGCCGTGCAGAAGACCTCTATTAGTTTACCCATATCGCTTCAGGACACCGCTCAAGGTAAAACAGAACCCCAAAGGGGCAAAGCAGTTGTCAGTCCGCCCAGTTCAGTCGTGATCTCCCCCAACAGCGCCGAAAAAGCCTCAAAAACTCGCATCCCGATGGGgtttaaagcttttttaaaatctccTCCGAGCCATCAAAATAGTCCCTCCACACCAGGAAAGCTAGAGAAAGATCATATCAACTCAGTTTCCAAGGAGACTGTGACTTCAAATGCCTCTACCCAGTACGACAGTGTGCAGTCGGTGTACAGTATTGATGCATCATCCAAGACGTCCGTGTCAGAGGCGAAGGGTGATGTCCAGTGTAGGTTAGCGGATGATAAAGTCCATGCTTCTGGGTcgccagaggaggaggcttGTGGGAAAAGGAGCAGTCAGCTTTTCTCTAGATCCATATCCGTTACTACCAAACCCCATCTTAAGCCGGCCTTGGGGATGAATGGGGCCAAAGCGAGGAGCCAGAGTTTCAGTACCAACTACATTGAGAAACCGAACATCAATGCTCTCGATGGGCCGGGGAAAATCCGCACTCAGATCATCACCAACTCGGGGGAACGGGGAAACTCTTTGTCAAGGCAGACTTCCTTGGAGGTACCAAGTGTTGGGGAGAGCCCCGTACATTCCCCCAGGACGAGGCTCAGCCACTACGGAGGCATGACTGGCTCCAATAGCCAGAACGTCCTGCCTGAGATAACTTCTAAGTCGGGCTCCAAACGTGACGGGTCGCAGGGCGCGGCGAAGGGGGAGACCTCCGCCTCACCATCTCAAAAAGCGGCGCGTAGCTTACCCAGCGGTGACAGGATTGGCTTGAGCAATGTTCGTAAGACGGCGAAAGTTGCATCTCATCCCCAATTTCTCGCTGCCGCCTCTTGCGTCTATCGGCCGGAAAATCCAGCGCGAGAGACGGAATGCTTACAAACAACCGGCGACGAGCCGGATTCTAGCAGGGAAGTCAAACCCCAAGCAGACTCTGTGGacacggaggagaggaaaaccAGCCCGACGGTCTGCACCATCGAAGAAAAAGTCATGATGGGAATTGAAGAGAATTTGCAGAAATGTCAAGAACAGGTGAAAGTAGCTGCCAGCGAGACCAAGCAGAAAACGGGCCCCTCTCTGGCAAACTGGTTCGGCCTCCGCAAGAGCAAACTCCCAGCTCTGAGTGGCAAGAAGGCAGACCCCCCGAGGGGCAAAGAGGACAAGAAAGAATCAAAGATTGGATCCGTGCTGGCGGGAAAAGCGATGAAGTCTGACAAGAGGAAGGATAAGAAGAAGAATGATAGCCAGCAGAGGGACAGCGTGGAGGGGCAGAGTCTGTCTGAGATGAACAATAAACTGAGCACCATCATGGATCACTGCAACAATCAGATGGGTCAGATTGCCAGTCAGATCCAGTGTACGACGGCCTTCATCGGCAAAGACCAGTTTGTGAAAGAGCTTCTTGGCAG GACTGCTGTGAAGGGcagctgtgtgtctgcgtcgccGCCCGGCATCTCCACACCCAGGAAACGCGGCGAAGGGATGGGAGATATGGAGATCTGTGCAGATACTGCT ACCCTGTTGATGACTCAGAAGATCAGCCTGAGGGCTGAAAACGAAGAGCGGCGCATCCCAGACTCGTCCTGCCAAGACCACATGATAG GCTCCGGCTGCCAGACCAGGACCCTGGACAGCGGCATCGGCACCTTCCCGCTCCCCGATTCCGTCACCAGGGCCGGCGGTCGCCACGTCCCCAAATCAGAGTCCAGCCCGGACGTGGCGACCGCCGGCTCCTCCGATCCGCACCGGGAgccttcctcttctcccccgGACCCCTCGCGACCCGACGTGACAGTGCCTTCCCTCCCAAAAACCTACCCGCATGCCCCTACCGGCATGGGTCACTCCCTGTCCAATCCCAGCGTGACCCGCAACGCACGGGACGCCCAGAGCCGCCTGCCCAAATTGGCTTCTCCAG ATTCAATCCAAACCAAGAGGTTGAGTCTCTGCTCTCCACGCAGCGACTCGATCTCCAGcggggacaaagagacagagaggacgaTGACAGCCCGGGATCATGAAACGTCCCGT GAAAGAGACCCGCAAGTGGCCACATACTCGGGGAGCAGCAGCGACACAGAGACCGAACCCGAAGGACCCGGAGGCCGTCCACCGAGGAGCCCGATCGACCGACTGAAGAAGCGCGACTCTGCAG CGGAGCAGAACGAGGAGACCCTGACCAGAAGCAGCGTGGAGAAGTCCTTGTCCATCATGGACTACTACCAGCACGAGATGTTTTCTCCTGTGGAGAAGGACAGCCGGCGGATCTCCCAGTACAACCTGTTGCACAAGGAGCGCTCGCCGGACGGGAGAGCGGGCGACCGACTCAGT aaggaggttgccatggagaacgcGCCCGTCAGCGCCCAGGCGAGCTCCCTCCACTTCTCCCTGGAGTCCCTGAACGAGCGGGATCACACAGGGCCGGGCAGGGCGGAcgggccccccccctcctcctcctcctcctccagcttctcgGGCAAGCCGGCGGCCGATC
- the LOC120819826 gene encoding nck-associated protein 5-like isoform X4 — MREKLIHELEEERRLRLESEKRLREVTEESELGRAQMVSLQQQFSRMEETLRSLLQNQGVVEHAAVDTMDIMKAYRDKLSEEVRKQYDGPGEKGSRTEPDAPVADPGPSEEGDGDGRPLVDRLKALEEKNSALAVENESQREQYERCLDEVANQVVQALLTQKDLREECVKLRTRVSDLEQQNRALGVLFQQRIKPASDLLLQKLHSRILDLSAADLLLEPERSKAFLLSRNTDSPSSVSLTERVQQEVQLNGKAGLPVAKCLSQLSLTAPAYPRSSCSSSEMSLSSACSEFSSGSYTWNDGRSCGKMSSLTWENRLSLGSSAPSNICAPPEEQLPPTRRKESNILEGLRKLQRGKHRSSSASSKVSRSADKDCMNSNEGIYSLGIKSGSKGVSKPTHVVRALATGGKKFSYDSDDADDELAHSSRADDIPTKDGWFYCKRLSRSISDSLCSWEGLQDSGGDCSSGPGALKRRPGCGSKERPEKLLSFINSFLPEGGRKSAFTKPPVLHFNPSDPAGPNPLSDMEDSEELNSESSDIRMSSSQPPERAETESKRPSRDAAKLLAQQWLRREQGRTQSADGRPRPFCLVQEPNGEKFAQSEESVLAIFDAEGEPIELCAQKLAAGAGPQNDAQSGKAMADYAELWPTRQKSANARNYTVLESPEKPSEYLINREGSAERASMQLTPQRKLIKPPTNRPNKGHCIPPVNDSVAPPPSASKIPGRNKPVGSPLRSSKGCSTEPSGNSGATGQEKSSSSHAVKMPRFVKTPGPKAVSSKLPSRAERRKGSSSSSPRLSRRHLEYGDNGEQPTRDKHCETSKNKLRSPSPPPPPGRTTSLLIRPNYEASPQAHKTWAAQTSTLTTVRGPPPSYHTSLVPNMQSTLPIKDKDCLDLDAGYGTALAPQKLVEKSIQHLQKLPATTQATNKGTSKRMTAKDYLPSANSGCAPETDNAPKSSKNVPPPYSALRGSSLQNSFASKRGSTHENVHEAVQKTSISLPISLQDTAQGKTEPQRGKAVVSPPSSVVISPNSAEKASKTRIPMGFKAFLKSPPSHQNSPSTPGKLEKDHINSVSKETVTSNASTQYDSVQSVYSIDASSKTSVSEAKGDVQCRLADDKVHASGSPEEEACGKRSSQLFSRSISVTTKPHLKPALGMNGAKARSQSFSTNYIEKPNINALDGPGKIRTQIITNSGERGNSLSRQTSLEVPSVGESPVHSPRTRLSHYGGMTGSNSQNVLPEITSKSGSKRDGSQGAAKGETSASPSQKAARSLPSGDRIGLSNVRKTAKVASHPQFLAAASCVYRPENPARETECLQTTGDEPDSSREVKPQADSVDTEERKTSPTVCTIEEKVMMGIEENLQKCQEQVKVAASETKQKTGPSLANWFGLRKSKLPALSGKKADPPRGKEDKKESKIGSVLAGKAMKSDKRKDKKKNDSQQRDSVEGQSLSEMNNKLSTIMDHCNNQMGQIASQIQCTTAFIGKDQFVKELLGRTAVKGSCVSASPPGISTPRKRGEGMGDMEICADTATLLMTQKISLRAENEERRIPDSSCQDHMIGSGCQTRTLDSGIGTFPLPDSVTRAGGRHVPKSESSPDVATAGSSDPHREPSSSPPDPSRPDVTVPSLPKTYPHAPTGMGHSLSNPSVTRNARDAQSRLPKLASPDSIQTKRLSLCSPRSDSISSGDKETERTMTARDHETSRERDPQVATYSGSSSDTETEPEGPGGRPPRSPIDRLKKRDSAAEQNEETLTRSSVEKSLSIMDYYQHEMFSPVEKDSRRISQYNLLHKERSPDGRAGDRLSKEVAMENAPVSAQASSLHFSLESLNERDHTGPGRADGPPPSSSSSSSFSGKPAADPAGSLSDSLYDSFSSCTSQGSNEA, encoded by the exons CGAGAAAAGCTGATCCACGAGCTAGAGGAAGAGCGACGGCTGCGACTGGAGAGCGAGAAGCGCCTCCGGGAGGTGACGGAGGAGTCGGAGCTGGGACGGGCGCAGATGgtgtcactgcagcagcagttcTCCAG GATGGAAGAGACGCTGCGGTCTCTGCTGCAGAACCAGGGCGTGGTGGAGCATGCGGCCGTGGACACGATGGACATCATGAAGGCCTACAGG GACAAGCTCTCCGAGGAGGTGCGTAAACAGTACGACGGCCCCGGAGAGAAAGGCTCCCGGACGGAGCCGGACGCGCCCGTCGCCGATCCCGGCCCATCGGAAGAGGGCGACGGCGACGGCCGACCGCTCGTGGATCGCCTCAAGGCCCTGGAG GAGAAGAATTCCGCCCTGGCCGTGGAGAACGAGAGCCAGAGGGAACAGTACGAACGCTGCCTGGATGAG GTCGCCAATCAAGTGGTGCAGGCGCTTCTCACCCAGAAG GACCTGAGGGAGGAATGTGTGAAGCTGCGGACTCGAGTCTCTGACCTGGAGCAGCAGAATCGGGCGCTGGGAGTTCTCTTCCAGCAGCGCATCAAGCCCGCCTCGGACCTGCTCCTGCAG AAACTTCACTCTCGGATCCTGGATCTGTCTGCGGCAGATTTGCTTTTGGAGCCAGAGAGAAGCAAGGCGTTCTTACTTTCCAGGAATACCGACTCCCCCTCCAGCGTGAGCTTAACGGAACGCGTGCAGCAG GAGGTTCAGTTGAATGGAAAGGCAGGTCTCCCTGTGGCCAAGTGCCTGAGCCAGCTGAGCCTGACGGCGCCCGCGTACCcacgcagcagctgcagcagcagcgagatGTCCCTGTCGAGCGCGTGCAGCGAATTCTCCAGCGGCTCCTACACCTGGAATGATGGACGCTCCTGTGGGAAGATG TCGTCGCTGACCTGGGAGAACAGGCTGAGTTTGGGTTCCTCGGCGCCGAGTAACATCTGTGCCCCACCGGAGGAGCAGCTGCCCCCCACGAGGCGCAAGGAGAGCAACATACTCGAGGGACTGAGGAAGCTCCAGAGGGGGAAACACAGGAGCTCCTCTGCCTCGTCCAAGGTTTCCAGGTCGGCCGACAAGGACTGCATGAACTCAAACGAGGGCATCTACTCCCTGGGAATAAAGAGCGGCAGCAAAGGGGTCTCCAAGCCTACCCATGTGGTTAGAGCTTTAGCCACTGGGGGCAAGAAGTTCTCCTACGATTCTGACGATGCCGATGATGAATTGGCTCATTCCAGTCGAGCGGACGACATCCCCACGAAGGACGGCTGGTTTTACTGCAAGAGGCTCTCCCGCAGCATCTCAGACAGTTTGTGCAGCTGGGAGGGGCTGCAGGACAGCGGAGGTGACTGCAGCTCAGGGCCGGGGGCTTTAAAACGCCGCCCTGGCTGTGGCTCAAAAGAGCGTCCCGAGAAACTCCTGAGTTTCATCAACAGTTTTCTCCccgagggggggaggaaatCCGCTTTCACGAAACCACCCGTGCTGCACTTCAACCCCTCTGACCCGGCGGGTCCAAACCCCCTCTCTGACATGGAGGATTCTGAGGAACTCAACTCAGAGTCTAGTGACATCCGAATGTCCTCCAGCCAGCCACCGGAGCGCGCAGAGACGGAATCCAAGAGGCCGTCACGAGACGCTGCCAAGCTCCTCGCACAGCAGTGGTTGCGAAGGGAGCAGGGACGCACCCAGTCTGCAGACGGGAGGCCGAGGCCTTTCTGTCTCGTTCAGGAGCCCAACGGGGAAAAGTTTGCTCAGTCGGAGGAGAGCGTTTTGGCAATATTTGATGCGGAAGGAGAGCCTATTGAACTTTGTGCTCAGAAGCTCGCAGCAGGTGCTGGGCCACAGAATGACGCGCAAAGTGGCAAAGCAATGGCCGATTACGCAGAACTGTGGCCAACGAGGCAAAAATCAGCAAACGCAAGAAACTACACGGTCCTTGAATCGCCGGAGAAGCCGTCTGAATACCTAATAAACAGAGAGGGCAGCGCAGAAAGGGCGTCAATGCAGCTGACTCCACAAAGGAAACTAATCAAACCCCCAACCAACCGACCCAATAAGGGCCATTGCATTCCTCCCGTGAACGACTCTGTTGCTCCACCGCCAAGTGCTTCGAAGATACCCGGTCGAAACAAACCTGTAGGATCGCCGCTGAGATCGTCTAAGGGCTGCTCCACCGAACCGAGCGGAAACTCCGGAGCCACCGGTCAGGAgaagtcctcctcctcacacgCAGTTAAAATGCCCAGGTTCGTCAAAACGCCAGGCCCAAAGGCCGTGAGCTCCAAGCTCCCCAGCAGGGCCGAGAGGAGGAagggctcctcctccagctcccctcGCCTGTCGAGGCGGCACCTGGAGTACGGTGACAACGGCGAGCAGCCAACCAGAGACAAACACTGTGAAACCAGCAAAAACAAactcaggtccccttctccgccccctcccccgggcCGCACCACCTCCTTACTCATCAGACCAAATTACGAAGCGTCGCCTCAAGCACATAAAACATGGGCGGCTCAAACCTCCACGCTAACCACTGTGAGGGGCCCTCCTCCAAGCTACCACACCTCACTTGTACCAAATATGCAAAGCACGCTACCCATCAAGGATAAAGACTGTTTAGACTTGGACGCGGGCTACGGGACTGCACTCGCACCTCAGAAACTGGTTGAGAAAAGCATTCAGCACCTTCAAAAGCTCCCCGCCACGACGCAGGCGACGAACAAAGGCACTTCCAAGAGGATGACCGCGAAAGACTACCTCCCTTCTGCAAACTCAGGGTGTGCTCCAGAAACTGACAATGCACCTAAAAGCTCAAAGAATGTCCCTCCTCCGTACAGTGCCCTCAGAGGGTCCTCGCTCCAAAACTCCTTCGCAAGTAAAAGAGGATCAACCCATGAAAATGTCCACGAGGCCGTGCAGAAGACCTCTATTAGTTTACCCATATCGCTTCAGGACACCGCTCAAGGTAAAACAGAACCCCAAAGGGGCAAAGCAGTTGTCAGTCCGCCCAGTTCAGTCGTGATCTCCCCCAACAGCGCCGAAAAAGCCTCAAAAACTCGCATCCCGATGGGgtttaaagcttttttaaaatctccTCCGAGCCATCAAAATAGTCCCTCCACACCAGGAAAGCTAGAGAAAGATCATATCAACTCAGTTTCCAAGGAGACTGTGACTTCAAATGCCTCTACCCAGTACGACAGTGTGCAGTCGGTGTACAGTATTGATGCATCATCCAAGACGTCCGTGTCAGAGGCGAAGGGTGATGTCCAGTGTAGGTTAGCGGATGATAAAGTCCATGCTTCTGGGTcgccagaggaggaggcttGTGGGAAAAGGAGCAGTCAGCTTTTCTCTAGATCCATATCCGTTACTACCAAACCCCATCTTAAGCCGGCCTTGGGGATGAATGGGGCCAAAGCGAGGAGCCAGAGTTTCAGTACCAACTACATTGAGAAACCGAACATCAATGCTCTCGATGGGCCGGGGAAAATCCGCACTCAGATCATCACCAACTCGGGGGAACGGGGAAACTCTTTGTCAAGGCAGACTTCCTTGGAGGTACCAAGTGTTGGGGAGAGCCCCGTACATTCCCCCAGGACGAGGCTCAGCCACTACGGAGGCATGACTGGCTCCAATAGCCAGAACGTCCTGCCTGAGATAACTTCTAAGTCGGGCTCCAAACGTGACGGGTCGCAGGGCGCGGCGAAGGGGGAGACCTCCGCCTCACCATCTCAAAAAGCGGCGCGTAGCTTACCCAGCGGTGACAGGATTGGCTTGAGCAATGTTCGTAAGACGGCGAAAGTTGCATCTCATCCCCAATTTCTCGCTGCCGCCTCTTGCGTCTATCGGCCGGAAAATCCAGCGCGAGAGACGGAATGCTTACAAACAACCGGCGACGAGCCGGATTCTAGCAGGGAAGTCAAACCCCAAGCAGACTCTGTGGacacggaggagaggaaaaccAGCCCGACGGTCTGCACCATCGAAGAAAAAGTCATGATGGGAATTGAAGAGAATTTGCAGAAATGTCAAGAACAGGTGAAAGTAGCTGCCAGCGAGACCAAGCAGAAAACGGGCCCCTCTCTGGCAAACTGGTTCGGCCTCCGCAAGAGCAAACTCCCAGCTCTGAGTGGCAAGAAGGCAGACCCCCCGAGGGGCAAAGAGGACAAGAAAGAATCAAAGATTGGATCCGTGCTGGCGGGAAAAGCGATGAAGTCTGACAAGAGGAAGGATAAGAAGAAGAATGATAGCCAGCAGAGGGACAGCGTGGAGGGGCAGAGTCTGTCTGAGATGAACAATAAACTGAGCACCATCATGGATCACTGCAACAATCAGATGGGTCAGATTGCCAGTCAGATCCAGTGTACGACGGCCTTCATCGGCAAAGACCAGTTTGTGAAAGAGCTTCTTGGCAG GACTGCTGTGAAGGGcagctgtgtgtctgcgtcgccGCCCGGCATCTCCACACCCAGGAAACGCGGCGAAGGGATGGGAGATATGGAGATCTGTGCAGATACTGCT ACCCTGTTGATGACTCAGAAGATCAGCCTGAGGGCTGAAAACGAAGAGCGGCGCATCCCAGACTCGTCCTGCCAAGACCACATGATAG GCTCCGGCTGCCAGACCAGGACCCTGGACAGCGGCATCGGCACCTTCCCGCTCCCCGATTCCGTCACCAGGGCCGGCGGTCGCCACGTCCCCAAATCAGAGTCCAGCCCGGACGTGGCGACCGCCGGCTCCTCCGATCCGCACCGGGAgccttcctcttctcccccgGACCCCTCGCGACCCGACGTGACAGTGCCTTCCCTCCCAAAAACCTACCCGCATGCCCCTACCGGCATGGGTCACTCCCTGTCCAATCCCAGCGTGACCCGCAACGCACGGGACGCCCAGAGCCGCCTGCCCAAATTGGCTTCTCCAG ATTCAATCCAAACCAAGAGGTTGAGTCTCTGCTCTCCACGCAGCGACTCGATCTCCAGcggggacaaagagacagagaggacgaTGACAGCCCGGGATCATGAAACGTCCCGT GAAAGAGACCCGCAAGTGGCCACATACTCGGGGAGCAGCAGCGACACAGAGACCGAACCCGAAGGACCCGGAGGCCGTCCACCGAGGAGCCCGATCGACCGACTGAAGAAGCGCGACTCTGCAG CGGAGCAGAACGAGGAGACCCTGACCAGAAGCAGCGTGGAGAAGTCCTTGTCCATCATGGACTACTACCAGCACGAGATGTTTTCTCCTGTGGAGAAGGACAGCCGGCGGATCTCCCAGTACAACCTGTTGCACAAGGAGCGCTCGCCGGACGGGAGAGCGGGCGACCGACTCAGT aaggaggttgccatggagaacgcGCCCGTCAGCGCCCAGGCGAGCTCCCTCCACTTCTCCCTGGAGTCCCTGAACGAGCGGGATCACACAGGGCCGGGCAGGGCGGAcgggccccccccctcctcctcctcctcctccagcttctcgGGCAAGCCGGCGGCCGATC